A genomic window from Cloacibacillus evryensis DSM 19522 includes:
- a CDS encoding serine dehydratase subunit alpha family protein, whose amino-acid sequence MAHACAELPDRDDIAAVRVTVSSSIYKNGMAVGIPGTKGARGNAIAAAMGAICGDASLGLEVLRSSTLEDVAKAEAWVRDERVSIYCDPDRSGVYVLASVFTPGHKAVCLIENSHSNVVKTVLDNETKFEAERNGVSASGFDDGFPQTLQEALALADEIDAEDVSFIWDGINMNYRVADGGFKTQEECSSCGACLQSSKFGRSLLKIDPACGPIPVAMEIRSTCAAAAEARMSGILLPVMSSAGSGNHGITAILPVAVLGKRAGKSEDEIAKAVAVSHIATSFVKHNLGRLSPVCGCSVAAGAGAAAGMTYLMGGSYEQICTAMSLLLANIAGMLCDGAKESCALKVGAAAAEAYYAAEWALMGQKLAVPQGVFGETIEETVENVGRISREGMRTVDRVMIEILDKRHRPSSVAY is encoded by the coding sequence GTGGCCCACGCCTGTGCGGAGCTGCCGGACAGGGACGATATTGCCGCGGTACGCGTGACGGTCAGCTCAAGCATCTATAAAAACGGCATGGCGGTAGGCATCCCCGGAACGAAGGGGGCGCGCGGCAACGCCATCGCGGCGGCGATGGGCGCGATCTGCGGCGACGCCTCTTTAGGTTTGGAGGTGCTTCGCAGCAGCACGCTTGAGGATGTGGCGAAGGCCGAGGCCTGGGTGCGCGACGAGCGCGTTTCCATCTATTGTGATCCTGACCGGAGCGGCGTATATGTGCTTGCATCAGTGTTCACCCCCGGACACAAGGCGGTCTGCCTCATCGAAAACAGCCATTCTAACGTTGTCAAAACGGTGTTGGACAACGAAACTAAATTTGAAGCTGAGCGCAATGGTGTGTCTGCAAGCGGCTTTGACGACGGCTTCCCGCAGACTCTGCAGGAGGCGCTCGCCCTGGCCGATGAGATCGACGCCGAAGATGTCAGTTTTATATGGGACGGCATCAACATGAACTACAGGGTCGCGGACGGCGGCTTCAAGACTCAGGAAGAGTGCAGCAGCTGCGGCGCCTGCCTTCAGAGCAGCAAGTTCGGGCGTTCTTTGCTTAAGATCGACCCTGCCTGCGGCCCGATCCCCGTGGCGATGGAGATACGCAGCACCTGCGCCGCCGCGGCGGAGGCGAGGATGTCCGGCATCCTGCTTCCCGTCATGAGCAGCGCCGGCAGCGGCAATCACGGGATAACGGCGATCCTCCCCGTCGCGGTGCTGGGGAAACGGGCCGGCAAGAGCGAGGATGAGATCGCGAAGGCCGTCGCCGTGAGCCATATCGCGACGAGCTTCGTCAAGCATAACCTGGGACGCCTCTCCCCCGTCTGCGGCTGTTCCGTCGCCGCGGGAGCGGGAGCCGCCGCGGGCATGACCTATCTGATGGGCGGAAGCTACGAACAGATATGCACCGCGATGAGCCTGTTGCTTGCGAATATCGCGGGGATGCTCTGCGACGGGGCAAAGGAGAGCTGCGCGCTGAAGGTCGGAGCCGCGGCCGCCGAAGCCTATTACGCGGCGGAGTGGGCGCTCATGGGGCAGAAGCTTGCCGTCCCGCAGGGAGTTTTCGGCGAGACGATCGAAGAGACGGTGGAAAATGTCGGGCGCATATCGCGCGAGGGAATGAGAACGGTGGACCGTGTCATGATCGAGATACTCGATAAAAGACACAGGCCAAGTTCGGTAGCATATTAG
- a CDS encoding DUF6917 domain-containing protein yields MILKFNPDIFHAKRDAEGEVIVVLDGTRDDRKLKVENHYARSLKKYDIHEVIVTDEDGIELGGEVNKIGYICFFEVLQGGHIILGDGLYIAGRLIGKVVGFDDIHMPNHMNIIIQSHDRRSAKERGVVLGDMVSIGTVRKK; encoded by the coding sequence ATGATTTTAAAATTTAACCCCGATATCTTTCACGCTAAAAGGGATGCCGAGGGAGAGGTGATCGTCGTTTTGGATGGGACGAGGGATGACAGAAAGCTGAAGGTCGAAAACCACTACGCAAGGTCGCTGAAAAAATATGATATCCATGAGGTGATAGTTACGGATGAAGACGGCATCGAGCTTGGCGGAGAAGTGAATAAAATAGGTTATATCTGCTTCTTTGAAGTTTTGCAGGGAGGGCATATAATCTTAGGCGATGGCTTATATATAGCAGGCAGGCTGATAGGGAAAGTTGTCGGCTTTGACGATATTCATATGCCTAACCATATGAATATCATCATTCAAAGCCACGACAGACGTTCGGCAAAAGAACGAGGCGTAGTGCTGGGGGACATGGTATCTATCGGCACTGTCCGGAAAAAATGA
- a CDS encoding TRAP transporter permease: MENIRKRLAFIVSLCWLAGQIYIAFVPVQGMVIKPLHVGFALLLVFLLKPFIKDKPVLSAFVDAACFLVTFAFMIHIAVNSVRIVERIPFVDDLFLLDKIFAFSLVLLLMEAGRRYLGWSMTIIAVIFMAYSFFGKSLPGILSHPGVDLISFVENQVMTTGGIFSSPIAASADTIFYFMIFGAFLAATPAGKLFVSIAKYATRNSVGGPGKASILASGLFGMISGSAAANVASVGVITYPMMEKGGFKPVFSAALLATAGTGGQLIPPVMGASAFIMADMIGISYFKIILCATLPALLYVGSLLWEVHLEASKQEIKPEVIDAKEHLAIIKGYLHLMLPIVVLVSLIAMGRSLMYSALASTVVLILLCQVKKDTRLSIREIIDMGVDGTKASVIVALPCALAGIVIGEVVFTGLGLRFSSVIASFSANSLLLALLLSTVMIIIMGMGMPTSAAYIMSAVLLAPAMQNLGVEAIVAHMFIFYFANMSMITPPVAIASYTAAGIAETGLWETGIEAVRLAIILFLIPFVFVYNPALLGLGSVPSIAWVFFTCVMGIMGLGIGVIGYWKGSMGWPMRALFIVAALLLIVPETISDIAGLAMLFALMFAQFKKSGKALRAAN; the protein is encoded by the coding sequence TTGGAAAATATACGTAAACGGCTGGCCTTTATCGTCTCTCTCTGCTGGCTGGCGGGGCAGATATATATAGCTTTTGTACCTGTTCAGGGAATGGTCATAAAACCGCTGCATGTTGGCTTTGCATTGCTGCTGGTTTTCCTCCTTAAACCTTTTATCAAGGACAAGCCCGTGCTTTCAGCGTTTGTTGACGCCGCCTGTTTCCTGGTCACCTTCGCGTTTATGATTCACATCGCAGTAAATTCAGTGAGAATCGTGGAGAGGATTCCCTTCGTTGACGACCTGTTCTTGCTGGACAAGATTTTCGCCTTTTCCCTCGTTCTTCTTTTGATGGAGGCCGGCAGGCGATACCTTGGCTGGTCGATGACGATTATCGCCGTGATATTCATGGCCTACAGCTTTTTCGGCAAAAGCCTTCCCGGCATTCTGTCTCATCCTGGAGTGGATCTGATCAGCTTCGTGGAAAATCAAGTAATGACCACCGGCGGTATTTTCTCGAGCCCGATAGCCGCCTCCGCGGACACGATCTTTTACTTTATGATTTTCGGAGCTTTTCTGGCCGCGACGCCGGCGGGGAAATTATTTGTTTCGATTGCTAAATACGCCACCCGTAATTCCGTCGGGGGCCCGGGCAAGGCCTCTATTCTCGCGTCGGGGTTGTTCGGGATGATCAGCGGCAGCGCCGCCGCAAATGTCGCCTCCGTCGGGGTCATTACATACCCAATGATGGAAAAGGGCGGCTTCAAGCCGGTATTCAGCGCGGCGCTCCTTGCCACTGCCGGTACAGGAGGACAGCTTATCCCTCCAGTAATGGGGGCCTCGGCGTTCATTATGGCGGATATGATCGGGATATCCTATTTTAAAATCATTCTCTGCGCGACGCTGCCGGCGCTGCTTTATGTCGGTTCGCTGCTCTGGGAAGTACATCTTGAAGCCAGCAAGCAGGAAATAAAGCCCGAGGTTATAGACGCTAAAGAACACCTTGCCATAATAAAGGGCTATCTGCACCTTATGCTTCCGATAGTCGTACTTGTCTCTCTGATCGCCATGGGGCGTTCGCTAATGTATTCCGCTCTTGCCTCCACCGTGGTACTCATCCTTCTTTGCCAGGTCAAGAAAGATACGCGGCTGTCGATCAGAGAGATTATCGATATGGGAGTCGATGGGACAAAAGCATCCGTAATAGTAGCCCTTCCCTGTGCTTTGGCTGGGATCGTCATTGGGGAGGTCGTATTTACCGGCCTGGGGCTGCGTTTCAGTTCCGTTATCGCCTCCTTCTCCGCAAACAGCCTGTTGTTGGCTCTCCTCCTCTCAACGGTTATGATAATTATCATGGGAATGGGTATGCCTACCAGCGCCGCCTATATTATGAGCGCCGTGCTGCTGGCGCCGGCGATGCAGAACCTTGGCGTGGAGGCGATAGTCGCTCATATGTTCATTTTCTATTTTGCCAATATGTCGATGATTACGCCGCCAGTCGCAATCGCCTCTTATACGGCGGCCGGTATTGCGGAGACCGGCCTGTGGGAGACCGGCATCGAAGCGGTACGTCTCGCCATAATCCTTTTCCTTATACCGTTTGTCTTCGTCTATAATCCCGCGCTGCTTGGCTTGGGGTCTGTTCCGTCCATCGCCTGGGTCTTTTTTACCTGCGTGATGGGTATAATGGGGCTGGGGATAGGCGTCATCGGCTACTGGAAGGGCAGCATGGGATGGCCGATGCGGGCTTTGTTCATTGTCGCGGCACTCCTTCTCATCGTGCCGGAGACTATCTCGGATATCGCCGGACTCGCAATGTTATTCGCGCTGATGTTCGCGCAGTTTAAAAAGAGTGGAAAGGCACTGCGGGCGGCCAATTAA
- a CDS encoding TAXI family TRAP transporter solute-binding subunit — MKKGNRAILGILASVMTIFFVCASGFAAQQDLKIGSNKVGSTWYVQAACIADAVKKAYPDMKIDAAPIAGGIGNLKLMGKNQMNIALTMDNNNLWAWNGQVLFEQPIKNIRTLAGGLDQFYVGIAVRRGSGIKSLEDVVKNKQKIRLMTVQRGTTGEASAAHVLEAVGMNYDDIKKWGGAVDHTDFEAITNAIKDGRCDVFIQALSKGHPTFTELAVLGKIDLITISKGALKKLEKYGYTQSPLPKDSFKGQTADLVLPGYRSTLTVTDKMDDETAYKITKAVVEGKEALVKGHKAFADFEPAKAGNPENLGGVPLHPGAAKYYKEKGYIK, encoded by the coding sequence ATGAAAAAGGGCAATAGGGCTATTCTGGGTATTTTGGCATCTGTAATGACAATCTTTTTTGTGTGCGCAAGCGGTTTTGCCGCCCAACAGGACCTCAAGATCGGCTCCAATAAGGTCGGCAGTACGTGGTACGTTCAGGCGGCCTGCATTGCTGACGCGGTTAAGAAGGCCTATCCTGATATGAAGATAGACGCCGCGCCGATCGCCGGAGGCATCGGCAATCTTAAACTGATGGGCAAGAATCAGATGAACATCGCCCTCACGATGGATAACAATAACCTCTGGGCCTGGAACGGGCAGGTCCTTTTTGAACAGCCGATAAAGAACATTCGGACATTGGCCGGAGGGCTGGATCAGTTCTATGTAGGTATCGCCGTGCGTCGGGGCAGCGGCATCAAATCGCTGGAAGATGTTGTAAAGAACAAGCAGAAGATCCGCCTGATGACGGTTCAGCGCGGCACCACCGGCGAGGCTTCGGCCGCTCATGTGCTGGAGGCGGTCGGCATGAATTACGACGATATCAAGAAGTGGGGGGGAGCCGTAGACCATACGGACTTTGAGGCCATTACGAACGCGATAAAGGACGGCCGCTGTGACGTCTTTATCCAGGCTCTCTCCAAGGGGCATCCGACTTTCACGGAGCTTGCGGTGCTAGGCAAGATAGACCTTATCACAATTTCCAAGGGTGCACTGAAAAAACTTGAAAAGTATGGGTATACCCAGTCACCGCTCCCGAAGGACAGTTTCAAGGGACAGACCGCAGACCTGGTCCTGCCCGGATATCGCTCCACGCTTACGGTCACTGACAAGATGGATGACGAGACCGCGTATAAGATCACTAAAGCCGTAGTCGAGGGTAAGGAGGCGCTTGTGAAAGGGCATAAGGCTTTCGCGGATTTTGAACCGGCAAAAGCCGGCAATCCGGAAAACCTTGGCGGTGTCCCGCTTCACCCCGGCGCTGCGAAGTATTACAAAGAAAAAGGATATATTAAATAA
- a CDS encoding thiamine pyrophosphate-binding protein: MNMSGAQIILEMLKLHGVKHVFGLPGETTLGFYREWLKCAEIEHILTHDERAAAYMAEAYAKVSGRVGISEAPSPGGSHPVPGVLESFTGAVPTICFTSDVPYNNDKRNMLSGFDQNRLYSAVTKESILVTKAKDIPFLIRRAFRVALSGRPGAVHIRVPMDIYTEEAEIDDLYADPCMAEWPAYRPVADFSQIDKAIKLLSTAKRPVIVCGQGALISDAGDEVRALAERLNIPVGCTMTGKGTISETHPLSIRLIGARGGTSYSNKFLETADLVFFIGSNTDSAGTDAWKLPKQSDGLKVIYLNIDGVDAGNNYRTDAVLLGDAKATVAMMVEKIKAEGVRSNAENGCEAAPAMRALDESLKGIESSEQSPIHPVRFMKELEALLPEKSYIVVEPSVGSIFSAAYIKQTKQGRLFLSNYSNGALGYALPAAVGVAVAHPDHTVIAMGGDGSFHFNCGELETYARLGVNVKMIVCNNNVFGWIKGETAHVYRSDFFATDFGAVDYAGVARAFGVKAYKLDDPAKIGETLKEAIEYSGPVLIELRVPDESELVPPVPRWIPNAVENNIPYCY; this comes from the coding sequence ATGAATATGTCTGGTGCGCAGATTATATTAGAAATGCTGAAGCTTCACGGGGTCAAGCATGTTTTTGGCCTGCCCGGAGAGACGACGCTGGGATTTTACCGTGAGTGGCTGAAATGTGCCGAGATAGAACACATTCTGACTCATGACGAACGGGCTGCCGCCTACATGGCAGAGGCTTACGCGAAGGTCAGCGGACGGGTCGGCATCAGCGAAGCGCCGAGTCCAGGAGGTTCGCATCCAGTCCCGGGCGTTCTCGAATCATTTACAGGAGCCGTTCCGACGATATGTTTCACCTCGGATGTGCCATACAATAACGATAAGAGAAATATGCTCTCCGGTTTCGACCAGAACCGTCTTTATAGTGCCGTCACGAAAGAGAGCATCCTTGTGACGAAGGCTAAGGATATTCCGTTTCTTATCCGCAGGGCCTTCAGAGTCGCGCTCTCAGGCCGCCCCGGCGCGGTGCATATCAGGGTGCCGATGGATATATATACGGAGGAGGCGGAGATAGACGATCTCTACGCTGATCCCTGCATGGCTGAATGGCCGGCATATCGTCCGGTCGCGGACTTCTCCCAGATCGACAAAGCGATAAAACTGCTGTCCACGGCCAAACGCCCGGTAATCGTCTGCGGTCAGGGCGCTTTGATCTCCGATGCCGGCGATGAAGTCAGGGCGCTTGCCGAACGGCTCAATATTCCGGTCGGCTGCACGATGACGGGCAAGGGAACGATCTCTGAAACTCACCCTCTTTCGATTCGTCTGATCGGCGCCAGAGGCGGCACGAGCTATTCGAATAAATTTCTCGAGACGGCCGACCTCGTATTCTTCATCGGTTCCAACACGGACTCCGCTGGCACGGATGCCTGGAAACTTCCCAAACAGAGTGATGGCCTGAAGGTTATATATCTTAACATTGATGGAGTGGACGCTGGGAACAATTACCGCACGGATGCTGTCCTTCTAGGCGACGCCAAGGCGACGGTGGCGATGATGGTCGAGAAGATAAAGGCCGAAGGCGTCAGGTCCAACGCGGAGAACGGCTGCGAAGCGGCGCCGGCTATGAGGGCGCTTGACGAATCACTCAAAGGAATTGAAAGCTCCGAACAGTCTCCCATACATCCGGTGCGTTTTATGAAGGAGCTAGAGGCGCTGCTGCCCGAGAAAAGCTATATTGTGGTAGAGCCCAGCGTTGGCAGCATTTTCTCCGCCGCCTACATAAAACAGACAAAACAGGGGCGTCTCTTCCTTTCAAATTATTCAAACGGAGCGCTCGGTTACGCCCTGCCCGCCGCAGTCGGCGTCGCCGTGGCCCACCCCGACCATACCGTGATCGCGATGGGAGGAGACGGCAGTTTTCATTTTAACTGCGGTGAACTTGAGACATACGCCCGTCTTGGCGTAAATGTCAAAATGATCGTCTGTAATAACAATGTTTTTGGTTGGATCAAAGGAGAAACGGCTCATGTTTACCGTTCCGACTTCTTCGCCACGGATTTTGGCGCGGTGGATTATGCTGGGGTAGCGAGGGCTTTTGGCGTGAAAGCATACAAGCTTGACGATCCCGCGAAGATAGGCGAAACGCTGAAAGAGGCCATCGAATATAGCGGTCCCGTGCTGATCGAACTGCGGGTCCCGGATGAGAGCGAATTGGTACCGCCGGTGCCGCGCTGGATTCCCAACGCCGTGGAAAACAATATCCCATATTGTTATTAA
- a CDS encoding FadR/GntR family transcriptional regulator, which yields MKTVEENVNPLEFPILHMMREAETPMGAGAIAEILERQGIVISEAGIGRALRSFRQRGMLERKGFQGHVITDKGIERLANLEATKKYGETLKKLMEKSPIHNYNVVDILTARRALEREAAYQAALKATPEDIAELEDIVRAQYSGMEKNENYADHSAAFHKTVIKMARSSILSNLYDLIGLSVQWQDFFIGTFKMYNQPVNVSHEKVLQAIKDHDPDKAALLMGKHLTDVISNAKKLRLE from the coding sequence ATGAAGACTGTGGAAGAAAATGTCAACCCCTTGGAGTTTCCCATATTGCATATGATGCGTGAGGCTGAAACGCCTATGGGAGCGGGTGCGATTGCCGAGATACTGGAACGGCAGGGCATAGTGATAAGCGAGGCCGGCATCGGCAGGGCGCTCCGTTCTTTTCGCCAGAGAGGCATGCTCGAGCGGAAGGGGTTTCAAGGGCATGTCATAACAGATAAAGGTATCGAGAGGCTTGCTAACCTTGAGGCGACGAAGAAATATGGTGAGACGCTGAAAAAACTTATGGAGAAAAGCCCCATACATAACTATAATGTGGTGGATATTTTAACGGCGAGACGCGCGCTCGAGCGCGAAGCTGCATATCAGGCGGCGCTCAAGGCAACTCCGGAGGATATCGCTGAATTGGAAGACATCGTGCGGGCGCAGTACAGCGGGATGGAAAAGAATGAAAACTATGCCGACCATTCCGCAGCCTTTCACAAGACCGTCATTAAGATGGCCCGCAGCTCGATCCTCAGCAACCTTTATGACCTGATCGGTCTGTCGGTCCAGTGGCAGGATTTCTTTATCGGGACATTCAAAATGTATAATCAGCCTGTCAATGTTTCACATGAAAAAGTATTGCAGGCGATAAAAGATCACGACCCGGACAAAGCGGCTTTACTGATGGGAAAACACCTTACGGATGTCATAAGCAACGCGAAGAAGCTCCGCCTCGAATAG